The following are from one region of the Carnobacterium gallinarum DSM 4847 genome:
- a CDS encoding ABC transporter ATP-binding protein, producing the protein MTEFKRTVSFFWDYLRHFKLRLSVIIIAIIGSTYLQVKAPKYISEAIQELANYATRLFTTGVDDKSDFVHIIWMLVIFYVLLAGGTFIQNILMAGVAGHSTNKMRLDLFKRMEKLSIRFFDSHRDGEMLSRFTSDLDNISNTLNQALTQVLSNLALMIGVIIMMFQQNVKLSWITLAASPFAILAATLVIRQARKYVNLQQDSIGELNGYIDEKISGQKVIITNGLEEETIDGFIGYNNTVKKATYKGQVYSGLLFPMMQGISLFNTAIVIFFGGSMALDGQVDRTVALGLIVMFVQYSQQFYMPLTQISSQYSMLQLAITGARRVSEIFDETPEFERPDVKAIDGIHEEVRLDHVDFAYVSEKPVLKDVSISAKKGQMVALVGPTGSGKTTIMNLLNRFYNVDNGAIYIDGTDIRDIQLASLRKEIGIVLQDSVLFSGTIRDNIVFGKTDATDEEIESATKQAHIHDFIMSLEKGYETEISDENSIFSVGQKQLISIARTIITNPSLLILDEATSNVDTVTESKIQKAMENIIAGRTSFVIAHRLKTILNADYIVVLKEGTVIEEGTHESLLKEKGFYSELYHNQFVLEDA; encoded by the coding sequence ATGACTGAATTTAAACGAACAGTAAGCTTTTTCTGGGACTATCTTCGTCACTTTAAGCTACGTCTAAGTGTAATTATTATTGCGATTATTGGGTCAACTTATTTACAGGTGAAGGCTCCTAAGTATATTAGTGAGGCGATTCAAGAGTTAGCTAATTATGCAACACGTTTATTTACTACAGGTGTTGATGATAAAAGTGATTTTGTGCATATTATATGGATGTTAGTCATCTTTTATGTCTTATTAGCAGGTGGAACGTTCATTCAAAATATTTTGATGGCTGGTGTTGCAGGTCATTCAACGAATAAAATGCGTTTAGATTTATTTAAACGGATGGAAAAATTATCGATTCGCTTTTTTGATAGTCATCGTGATGGTGAAATGTTAAGCCGTTTTACAAGTGATTTAGATAATATTTCAAATACGTTGAATCAAGCGTTGACACAAGTTTTATCAAATTTAGCATTGATGATTGGTGTTATTATTATGATGTTCCAACAAAATGTGAAGCTTTCATGGATTACGTTAGCGGCTTCACCATTTGCAATTTTGGCAGCGACTTTAGTGATTCGTCAAGCACGCAAATATGTTAATTTACAACAAGACAGTATTGGTGAATTGAATGGGTATATTGATGAAAAAATCTCTGGTCAAAAGGTGATTATTACGAATGGATTAGAGGAAGAAACGATTGACGGTTTTATTGGATACAATAATACTGTGAAAAAAGCTACCTATAAGGGACAAGTTTATTCAGGATTGTTATTCCCAATGATGCAAGGAATTTCCTTGTTTAATACTGCAATTGTCATTTTCTTTGGTGGATCAATGGCATTAGACGGTCAAGTGGATCGGACAGTAGCTTTAGGATTAATCGTGATGTTTGTTCAATATTCACAACAATTCTATATGCCGTTGACTCAGATTTCTTCGCAATATAGTATGTTACAACTAGCGATTACTGGGGCACGTCGTGTTAGTGAGATTTTTGATGAAACTCCTGAATTTGAGCGCCCAGATGTTAAGGCAATCGACGGTATTCATGAAGAAGTTCGTCTAGATCATGTTGATTTTGCTTATGTATCAGAAAAACCAGTTCTAAAAGATGTGAGTATTTCTGCGAAAAAAGGTCAAATGGTGGCCTTAGTTGGACCAACGGGATCTGGTAAAACAACGATTATGAATCTATTGAATCGTTTCTATAATGTTGATAATGGTGCAATTTATATCGATGGAACAGATATTCGAGATATTCAATTAGCCTCTTTGAGAAAAGAAATTGGAATTGTATTACAAGACTCGGTTCTATTTTCAGGAACGATTCGTGATAACATTGTCTTTGGCAAAACTGATGCAACAGATGAAGAAATTGAAAGTGCCACAAAACAAGCACATATTCATGACTTTATTATGAGTTTGGAAAAAGGATATGAAACTGAGATTAGTGATGAAAATAGTATTTTTAGTGTTGGGCAAAAGCAATTAATTAGTATTGCTCGTACAATTATTACGAATCCATCATTATTGATTCTAGATGAAGCGACAAGTAATGTGGATACGGTAACCGAAAGTAAGATTCAAAAAGCGATGGAAAATATTATTGCTGGTCGAACAAGCTTTGTAATTGCCCATCGTTTAAAAACGATTTTAAATGCAGATTACATTGTGGTTTTAAAAGAAGGAACGGTTATTGAAGAAGGAACTCATGAGTCTTTATTAAAAGAAAAAGGTTTCTATTCAGAACTTTATCACAATCAATTTGTTTTAGAAGATGCTTAA